Below is a genomic region from Gillisia sp. Hel_I_86.
TTCTGTAATGCCTCCTGTAATATTCTATATAGATTTACTTTAATAATTTCATTTATTCCACTCCATCCAATATTTTCGTCAATATCTAATTGATATGTAAAGTTACCCAACCGGCTTTTATTTTCAAGAAGCTGCCCTAATATAGAGCTAAAATCAATTTCAGAGCTATTGAAGTCAGTATTTAACCTATGGGAAACTTCCCTAATCTCTGCCTCTATACCCTGTAGCTCTTCCAAGAACGACTCATGCTTTTTTAAGGTATCGCTATCTCCCTTAATCTCCAAAAATCCCAGATCGATCCGTACCCCGAACAGTTTTCCAAGAATGCCGTCGTGCAAGTCCTGGGAAATCCTATTGCGCTCCTTTGTTTTCTCTTCTTCTAATTTAACCTGCTGTTTCAGGGTTAAAATATAAACTTGCTCGTTGGCTTTTTGCTGTTCGGTTTCTAACAATAACTTTTCGGTCCTTGACTTTTGAACCATTATGTAATAGACAAGTGAGATAATTATTATGAGTACTAAAGCACTTATCAATATTAATGTCTTTTGTAGCGACAGACGCTTGGTCTCCTCAATATACTCATCTGTTTCATAGGCTATTCGGGTGAATTTATTTTGGGTCTTACGATCGATATTTTGCAAGCTATCACTATATGTGATATACTTACCCAAATAGTCTTCAGCATTTTTAGAATCTAGTTTAGATAATAAATTAAGTGACTTTAAATAATCTTTACTGTTTTTTATTTCCCATGATAACACATTTGCTTCTTTGGCGTAATTAATAGCTTTTAAAGAATCTTTGATTATAGCGAAATATTCTGACAAATGAATCTTACTGGTGACAATTCCTGCTTTGTTATTAGTACTATCCCTAATTTTTAGGGCTCTATAAAAATCTTGTTTTAAATTGGTCGTGTCCCCTTTTAGAAGTTTGCAATACGTTATATTGTCCAAAACTCTGGCATAACGTTCTATATCTTTTATTTTCAAGCTATCATCTTCTAAAACTTTATCATAGTACGACAATGCTTTTCCGTACTCTCCTTTTTCAACATATACATTGCCAATGTTGTTCAAGCTTATTTTATACAAATCAATTTTGTTTTCTAACTTATCTAAATATTCTAACGCTCTGTTATGATAGAATAATGCTCTGTTATATTCCTTAATGTCATTTTGTAACAATGCCAAATGATTGTATGAGGCATATAGTGCTTCATTCTCTTTTAATAATTTATATTTTGAAATCGCTTTAACAATTAAAATTTCACTCCCAGAATAGTCTCTGAATCTCCCTTTGATAAATGACATGCCATACAGCATTTTCGCCGAATAATTTTGTTCGTCTATACTTTCAAAATATTTATATGCCTGATCATAATGATAGTAGGCAGTATCATATACCTCGATTTTTTTATAGTAATTTGCTTCATTCCAATGGATATCAGCTAAAGCGAAAGTGTCTTTTAATTTTAGTGCTGATTGAAAAGTTTCTTTATTTAATTCCTTAAAACGTAGGGTGTCCTTCAATTTTAAATATTGATAGGCAACTGCGCTCAAGGTTCGCATATAAAAAGTATCTAATTCCCCGGATTTTAAGGCTGTATGTGCCTTTTCTAAATAAAGTCGTCGTTTTTCTAAAGGAAGTGTTGTATTTTTTGAAAATGTAATCCACAAGGAGATGCTATCATTTTTAAAACTGGTAGGCAGTTCAAACTTGTTTTCGTTATCATGACCACAATTCATTAAAATGAGACATAACAATATGAGATTTATTTTGTTTCGTGTTTTAATTATATAATATTTAAAAGAACAAAACTAAAAAAAGCCCTTAACAATTGTGCTAAAGGCTGTTGTTTTTTAAAATTCTGTTATCCTTTTTCCGTTTGGTCAACATGATCGTCAGTTTCCCCTGTTGCTTGTACGTTTTTTGTTGCGTTTGTTTCAGTTTTCTCTGTAATATCATCGGCCGTACAAGAAACAATAAGATTGAAGAATAAGATTAAAATAAAGAAACTTTTTAAGATTTTCATAATACATAATTTTAAGATTGAACAATAGTCTGCCATGCCGTACACACAGCAGTTTTATAAAATTGCGCACAATGAAAAGCGTTGTTGTTTTTGTAACGCTAGTGAAGCTTCAAAACTAAAATAATATCTAAAAGAGAAGGCAACCTCCCTAAAAAGAGATGTTTAGCAAAACCCTCACACCTATGAGGGAAACCGCCATTTTATATAGGGAAATCAATTCAAGGTAATAAATGCCTTATTTGACAGTGAAGCATTAATAAAATCGATGTTATGTATAAAGGTTTTTGTAAACGGGATTTTAAAAGAATGGTTTTTAATGATGCAAACTGCCTTGCCGTAATGAATTCTTGAAATGAATTTACTGTTTATAATATAACTTTTATGGATTCTTAAAAAATTTTGTGGCAGAGTATCCTCAAAAGTCTTTAATGTTTTGTAAGCTCCAATTACAGAACCATCCCGCATATGGAAATCAGTCGTATTATTATCTGCCTTTAAAAACAGTATATCATCAATATTTAAATATTGATAGTCTTTATTCGATTTAAGGCATATCGTTTCACACGTTTCTGATGGCTTTCTTTTTATATATTTTAAAACGCTTCTACTTACTGCGAGTTCCGTTAAAGGTTTTAACAAGTAATCGAAAAAATCATATCTATAAGCTTTATAAGCATATTCCTCTGAAGATGATAACCCAATAAAAACTGGCAGATTTTTGCTATGCTGATTTATATCCAAAAGAAATTCAGGTAAGTTATCAATGGTATCATCAATATCTAAAAAGACAATGTCTGGAGTGTTTTTGAGTATCAAGATAAGTGCTTCTTCTAGATTTTTAAAACTTCCCAAAAATTTAATCTCATCAAAACTATCCACTATAGTTCTTAGACATTTTGTTGCCTTAACATCTTTTTCTATGATGATATAATTTTTCAAAATCGGGATACATAAATATGCCTCAAAATATATTTAAAGATAATGTAACTGTGGTATGGGTGAGCAGTAAAAATAGTATGGGTTGCAGATACCAGTTGTCATTAAATTTTAAGGAATTTTCTATTTCATATTAAACACAATACAAAATGAAAATTTATAAAGCTTTAGTAAAAAACTAGATGATGAATTGGACATATTAAAAATAGAAGACACCTTGCCAAAAGCAGAAAAAGGAATCAAACTCACAAAGCAAGCTTTAAAGGAAATTAGGATTATTATTGCTGAATATGAGTTTGAAAAGAAACAGGAAGAAATCTATTTCTTCAAGAACATCAAACCTAAGATATATAGGCAAGCTCATTTATTATGTCAAATTGTTCAATATAGAAGGAAAACGTCCCAGGAGGAGCAGTAAATCACAAATAAAATATCTGAAAAACCATATTTATAAATTACGGACCTATCTTAACGATGACCTGAACTTTTACCATTATAACCGCCGTGGTACGAACACATTTGATGAACATTATTTTTTAAGGGGTAAGACAGACTTACGTTTATATCCAGACACGTTTCTGGTACTTGAATTGAATAAAATATTAATTAAAGGATGCATCTATTTAATTTACAATAATCGTAACCGATCTTTAAAATAATTTTGACATATCCTCACTTAATTTACTTTCTAATACCCTGGCATAAATCTGTGTAGTTGAAAGCTTAGAATGCCCTAATAATTTCGAAACAGATTCTATAGGGATACCTTTTGAAAGAGTTACAGTAGTGGCAAATGTATGTCGAGCTACATGAAAAGTCAATTTCTTTTTTAATTTCACACTTTTAGCAATCTCCTTTAAATATTCATTTGTTTTCTGGTTGGAATAAACTGGCAGCAAACATCCTGAACATTCGGCATGTATTACATATTTTTTTATTATTTCCATAGCCTTGGGAAGAATTGGAATTTTTACTGGTTTTGCAGTTTTCTCCCTTGCCGTAAATATCCATTCTCTGCCATCAATTCCAATTACAATATGCTCCGGTTTTAAATTCTTTGCATCTATCCAAGATAAACCTGTGTAGCAGGAGAATATAAAGACATCCCGGGTTTGCTGATGGTTTAGTTTATTAAAAGGTTGGTTTTCTATGCTTTTTAATTCAGCCTCGTTTAGAAATGCTCTCTCAGATGTTTTGAATTTCAGTGTGAATTTTGCAAAGGGGTCTTTTTCTACCCATTCCAATTTCTGAGCAAGGTTTATAAGTTTTTTTAAACGCTCCAAATGTTTCATCACTCCATTGTTCGTTGGAGCTTTTCTAGTCCTTTTTGGCTTATAGGTTCGTAAGAAATGTTCGAAGTCTGTGATGAACTGGTAATTTATCTGTTTGAGGTAAATATCTTCGGACTTAAACTGTTTGATCAAGAATTTATATAAATACTGTTCGGTAGTATAGTAATTCTTCATTGTACCATACTTTAATATGGACTTCATATTTTCAGTATGATAGTTTAAAAGCTCTGAGAGTTTCTTAAAAGAATCATCTGCTCCTAAATAACGTTCCTTTATAGCGCTAACATTTAAAAGCTTGTTCTCGTTTTGAAGCTGCCGGAAGGACTCGTAGATCTTATTGTAGATTCTATCCAAAGAACCATTCACTTGGATACTTTCTGAGCTGCTCCCCCTGAGGCGGCTTTTGCGCTCATCCCATAGGTTTAGGGTAATTCTACGTTGCAAGCTCAGTTCAATTCGCTCACCGTTTAAGGTAATTCTAGCATAAAGGGGAGCTTTGCCATTTTTGGCTTTACTGGATTTTGGGATAAAGACGATCCCAAAGGTCACCGAATTTCTCATAATAATCGTTTTCAGGTTAAACAAATGCGTGAAAACGAAAGTCAAATCAACAATCTGGGCAATATCCCAAAATAATAAGAGGTCACCGAATCGGACTCATTTTATATGATTTAGCATCAAATACTATGAATGACCAAAAATCACAAAACCTTGATAATCATAAGATTAACAAGGTTTTGATACCATTTGGTAATGGTCTTGGTCGGGGTGGCAGACTTGATCGTGATTCCCCGTATCCCTTTAAATTCAATACTTCTCTTAATTTCTATTTCTTCAGGTGACCGATTAGGTAACTTTTAAAATGATATGAAATAGGTTTATTTATGTGTAAATTAAATAAAAATAGAACACAAAACAAAAATAGAATTAACTAACTGGGTTAATTTATCAGTTTAGAATGATCAATCTTTTTAGCATAACACCATTTATCGAAGTAATATTGTGAAGTTGGATCAGGTACAATATATAAACCTGATTCTGTCAACTTTTTTAAGGGGGTAGTTTCCACAATAAAAAAACCCTGCATAAAAAACATTCTATACAGGGTCAACTATTATGAAAACTAAAATTATTTTTTCTTCAAAAGCTCTTCCAAATAAACCACCTTATCCTTTTCAGCTTGGACAAGTCTTTCATATAGTTCAACTACTTTATCTAATGGATTGAAAGTGCAGTGGTTATTAAAAGTTCCTTCACTACTATCTTGAAAATTATTAAAGAAATTTATTGCTGCTTCCTCCGAAAATGCTTCAATAGCCTCTTTTGTAACACCAAGAACTTTGGCTACTTCCTTAAGCTTAGCATCATCTAAAGTTTCACTCTGTTCTATATGAGAAACACTTTGTTGGCTAATACCTAATTGTTCTGCAAGGGTTTCTTGTTTCATGCCACGAAGCTCCCTGATGCGGGCAATCTTACGGCCTATATGATTTGGTTTTGTTGTTGTCATAACTCAAATATAAGTATTCTTTTTCAAAAAATAAATGGATGACCCTCTCGGGTATAAAACAAACCCTCACGGGTAAATTACCAAGTCTTTTGGTTCGGTACGGCATTCCCTAATCTTAACTTGATAATAATAAAAGGAGCAAATTATGGAAAAGCAAAATATTGAAACCGAAAAGCTTTTAGGAATTAAGAAATTACTGGATAATCATAAAGAGTTATTAAAAATTGATCCAAAGAAAGACAAGCTAAAACAGCAAGTAATTCAAGTTAAAGATAATCAAGAATTACTGATGAAAGTTTCAGCAATGATTGAAGTTTGCGTAGTTGCCTTAGAGGGTGAAAATTCTTTTACACCTCTCCACAAGATTAATGTTGACGCTAAAGTAAGTGCCACGATTGTTCTTGAATTCGCCCTTGAATTATTGCCATATGGTCAGATGCAATGTTTAGATCACATTGAAGAATTAATCAAATCTTCAAACAATTTTTAAAACAAACGCAAAAAGAAATATTTTAAAAATTTGAAGTCATGAAAAGTTATGCCACTTTAGATAAAAACCTAGCTCAGGTAGTAGCCATTATTAAGTGCAAAGTTCAGTTGCACTCTATTTATCTAATAGGATCGAGTAAAAAGACTATTTCTAAGAAATATATCCTTGATCCAGAATTGGGAAATATTAAAAAAGGTGAATTCTCCTATTCACTTTTGGTTATCACCCACGAGTTTGTTTCTGACCCAAAAACTTTCATGAATGATGTTTTCAATAAAACAGGGGAGAAAAGTGAAGTGTTTACTATTCATTATACGTTAAATGATATAAAGTACCGATTGAGGCATGGCGACAATTTTATCAGTCGTATTCTTTCTTCTGAAAATGAAATATATTGTTCTGAACGCTTGTTGCCTTGTGGATATTGCTATCATCCAAAAATGTATTCCATGATTAAAAAAGAATGGTAATTTCGTATGAACCGGGCTTATTACTTTAAAGATAAAGTAGATGTGTGCGACGATATCTATGATGAAACAGCAAGGGTGCTTTTAATCTCTCAATCACTAGCGCAATCTTGTGCCGCATTATTATATGTCTTTTGGGAGTATAAACCTAGTTACTATGATCTACGGGTTCTAATAAATCTTTGCGGTAATTTCTGCAATAGCCCTAAGATACTATTCCCTAAAAAGTCTTTTCGATCAAAGCGAGTATTTCATGCGCTATGCCATGCCCAGTACAATGTTAATTTTAAATCAGTTGACGACGTTTCTATAGAGGACAGTAATTATGCACAGCGATTATGCCGTAGGTTTCTTGAAAAAGTGGCTAATGAAGGAGAAAAGAAACTTCAAGAATTAGAATCCCTCCACAGAGAATTCAAAGTTCAATAAAAACAACTTTAAAATGAAAAGGAAAAGAATACTCAAAAAACTAAATAAGATCAAACAAGAACATCTTATCCATTTGACTCCACGAAAGAACAAGAAAGGCAAGTATTATTCGGGAACTTTTCAGGTTCAGAATCATTTAGAACTAATGTATTTGATTACTAATCTTATCAAAGTGTGTATCCTCGCGTTAGAGGAAAATGAATGTTTAAACGATAAACAAATACCCCAACCGAAATATAATGTTAATGAAGTATTGCGCCACACATTGCAACTTATTCCCTTTGAGGAGCACCAATTTATTGATCAGGTCGTAGACTTACTAGATAACCTAAACGGAGACAATGATGGTTAATTAGAATATTCTTTGCTATTAGAAACCCCTGCGCTTATTCCATAGTATAACCCATCTACTTTTTTTACCTGGCGCATTTTCCTTTTGTGTTTTCCCAGTATAGATCAAATAATATGCTTTCTGTGCTTTCTCATTTACTTCTTTCAGAGCTGTATGCATTACCTTTTGATACTGTATCTTTTCAGGATCTGAAATTAGGAAAGGCCTTATAAAAAGCAAAGCGGCTTTATGCAGGCCGCTAATTTCAAATCCTTTTTTTTTGGTATCAAAAGGTAATTCTTTGAAAGCATTATAAATTGTAAGAATTGAAGATCGGGTTCTTTTATCAGAGTATAGTTTAAAGTTCTAAAATAGCGGACTTGAGTCAAAAAGATTTATACCATCAAGTAATAAAATATCAAATATTTTTGGTTCGTGTCCAAGACCTTTGGACGAATCTTTTTCCCTGAAATGAAATGCAAGGGAATATGATGAGGACTCACATGAAATTGAATCCAAAATTCCCTTTTTAGTAATGTTTGACGCAAAAATAAGCCTGTTTATAGGGTTTTCCAGAGCATTTGACGCAAATTTAGTAAAAAAGCAAAGATTAATACAATGTAAAACACTGATAATCAAATAATAAGGAATATGTAACGCGGCTCTGCCCGTTACCCTCTTGCTATTCCTAATTTTACTTTTTCACAAAACTAAAAGTGGAATACATAAATAAAAAACAACCTCAATTCTATCATAAGGATTTACTTTTTTATCTGGAACATTTTCTTTTAGTGCTTTCCTAGGTTAGATTATTTAAAATACTTTCTGTGCTTTCTCTTTTACTTCTTTCAGAAGAGTAAGTGTGAAATGAGGATAGATAAGCAGTAGAAGCTTCTCATAATTCAAGTTTCAAATAAGTTGTATATTTCAAAGTATTAAGTCACTAATTAATTACTTTTTTAGCACACCAATTTTTTAACAAAAAACTAAACAATGGGAAAATTTGAAATTAAAAAGGACCGGACAGGTGAATTCCGATTTAACCTAAAAGCAAGAAATGGCCAGGTCATTTTAAGCAGCGAAGGTTATAAGGCAAAGACTTCTTGTGAAAATGGAATTGAATCGGTACGTAAAAATTCTCAAACCGATAGACTTTTCGAGCGTAAACAAACTTCAAGTGGTCATAGGTTTAATTTAAAGTCCAGTAATGGTCAGGTAATAGGAACCAGTGAAACTTATACAACCAGTGCTTCCATGGAGAATGGAATCAATTCGGTAAAGAAGAATGCCCCAACAGCCACTATCGATGATCAGAGCTGATATATCAAAGCACTGAACAATAATAGATAGTCAGTGCTTTGATTTTTGAAAATAGATATTTCTACGATTTCAAGATAGATTTAGTTCTGATAATTATTTAGTCACCTTCACTAAGAGAAAAGCTCCCGTCGCCATTGAAGGAACTTAAGGTAATGGTCACCGACCAAATCCCAGATACACCACTAGAGGTCACTCCAGAAAAGGAATCAGGTTCGGAATTCCCATTTAGGGATCTATCTAAGACACTATTTCCATTTGCATCTTCTACTACCATCTTAAAAGTCCCCTGGGATACAGCCGTAATATCTGCATTATAATCTGCTGTATTCAAGGCATTATTCCACTGGAAAGTTCTGGTTACACTTCCGCCGTCTCCTGTAAAATCACCATCAATATCGCCATTGAAGTCACCAACATCTTCAAACAAGGCCTGGCCATTTACCCTAATGGTAGCACTGCTTGAATTGTCATCATCACTGCTACATCCTGTCACCAGCGCAACCAATGAAAGAATAAAAATAATTTTTTTGATAAGTTTCATTTTTATTATTTTTTTATTAATCATTTTCATCTTGATCATCATCATCATCATCATCATCTCCGTTTCCATCTTCTGCGCTAAGAAAATTTCCCTCCTCGTCAAATTCTAATTCTATTCCATTATCAAGTGTCACTTCATAAGACCCATCTTCTTCTATTTCTGCCTCAATAATGATATCTTCAGGATAATTCACGCTGATATAGTCTTTAATTGCCTGTGGCAGGTCATTAGGATTGATATCTGTTTCACCTTGTTCATCTTCATCTTCGTTCTGGTCATGTGCTACTCCGAGAAAATTTCCATCAGCATCAAAAATTAATTCCATGTCGTTGTCCAATTCCACTTCATAATGGCCATTATTTTCCCTTTCGGCCTCATCTATATCCACGCCAGGAAAATGTTCATTGATGAAATTAATTATGTTTTGGGGCAATTCCGAGACTTCTAAATCTTCATCTCCAAAATCATCCTCATCATCTCGATCCTCGCCTAAAAAATTACCTTCTGAATCAAATATTAACTCAGTATGGTCACTTAAAGTAATTTCAAAATTATTATTATCCTCAATTTCAGCTTCTATAATAGTAAGGCCAGGATAATTGATGGTAATAAAATCCAAGATTCTCTGGGATAGTGTGGAGGTTCTTATATGTGCATCTGCCGAAAAGGCAATAGCATTTAGGTTTTCCTCTCCTGCGTTTTTATCTTCCGAGGAACAAGAAGAAAATAAGAGCAACCCACAGATAGTAAAAAAAAGCGTGGTTAAATTTTTCATGTATAAATTATTTTAGGTTATGGAGCCAATGTTTTTAAACTACATTGAATCAGTAAATTAATAATAAATATTATGCCAAAAGCTAATTTTTTAAAGAATATGGAAAAAGACAAAGGAAAATCTTTGTCAAAAACATATATCACCCAATTAAAAACTGACCAATACCATACACCTGGTCTTACTTTAAGAGAGATAAGAGAATAACTATTGTAGTTATTGCTATTACTCGAGTTGATTATAACCTTAAACTTAAAATGTGGGTAACCTTTCTACAGCTTTTATGAAATAGATCAATTCCTTTAAGAATAAATTATTTAAATAAAAAAGGAAATACGTTTTTACCTGTATTTCCTTGGTTCACTTCCAGTAGGGTTATAAAAGTGAATGGGGATAAGTTACAATAAAACTAGAATGTAAGACTCAGAGCATTTTTAAACTTTGCAACCTCCAGGCGCAAAGCAAGATTGTCATGACAATGACACATCTTGCTTTGCTAATTTGAATCGTCAATAGTTAATAAAGTTAACGGCTAATCTATACAGCCAACCACTATAATTTCTAACATTAATTTTAGTAAAATTAACTTTAAAAGCATTTTTTAGTAAATATTGTCGTAAAAATGAACCTATTTATAGGAGATTTCAAGGCATTTGTCGCAAAAGCAGTAAAAATGGACAAACTAAAAAACTATAACTATCTGATAATAAAAGTTTTGGGAATATGTAACATCGTATAGCATGTTACCCTCTTGCTATTCCCCCTTAGTTTAGCGAACACGCTTTATTTAGGGTTTATTTATATGTTAGTGAGTTTCTTTAATTGTTAACTTTCTATCGGGGAATACTAAATCATTTATTTATAACAAAATAATAAAGGGTGTCAAAGTTTAAAATATGGATAATGGTTAAAATTGGTTTTATGCGGTTAATTTATATACCAGATATGTTTTTTACCAATGTTATGTGCTTTAATTTATACTAAAATTTAAATTTTACTAAAAACACAATCGGATTATATATAGATTCAAAGGATTTATCAGTTTCTTTTGTGATTGAACCATTGGGTTCTGGTAATAGTGTAGATTGAGTCAATGTTTTTTCTTCTTTCAGATTTATAACATTAAGGTTACTTTCTAGTCCAATAAAAATATTTTTATAGAAATTATAATTTACTCCAACTGTTGGAGATAATCCAAATCCGTTTAAGTCTCTTTTTGTTTCACTGAAACTACCAGCAATTCCTCCCCCAGTTTCTCTTAAAGATTTAGATTTTATGTAGCTAAAGTCAATTGCCAAATAGGGTGTAAGTCTTTTCTGT
It encodes:
- a CDS encoding tetratricopeptide repeat-containing sensor histidine kinase, encoding MNCGHDNENKFELPTSFKNDSISLWITFSKNTTLPLEKRRLYLEKAHTALKSGELDTFYMRTLSAVAYQYLKLKDTLRFKELNKETFQSALKLKDTFALADIHWNEANYYKKIEVYDTAYYHYDQAYKYFESIDEQNYSAKMLYGMSFIKGRFRDYSGSEILIVKAISKYKLLKENEALYASYNHLALLQNDIKEYNRALFYHNRALEYLDKLENKIDLYKISLNNIGNVYVEKGEYGKALSYYDKVLEDDSLKIKDIERYARVLDNITYCKLLKGDTTNLKQDFYRALKIRDSTNNKAGIVTSKIHLSEYFAIIKDSLKAINYAKEANVLSWEIKNSKDYLKSLNLLSKLDSKNAEDYLGKYITYSDSLQNIDRKTQNKFTRIAYETDEYIEETKRLSLQKTLILISALVLIIIISLVYYIMVQKSRTEKLLLETEQQKANEQVYILTLKQQVKLEEEKTKERNRISQDLHDGILGKLFGVRIDLGFLEIKGDSDTLKKHESFLEELQGIEAEIREVSHRLNTDFNSSEIDFSSILGQLLENKSRLGNFTYQLDIDENIGWSGINEIIKVNLYRILQEALQNVVKYSRAQNVSLSFSFQKNNLTVKLNDNGAGFNIKKQRKGIGIKNMKSRIEKLNGRFNVQSEIDKGTTVHFTIPIH
- a CDS encoding LytR/AlgR family response regulator transcription factor, which gives rise to MKNYIIIEKDVKATKCLRTIVDSFDEIKFLGSFKNLEEALILILKNTPDIVFLDIDDTIDNLPEFLLDINQHSKNLPVFIGLSSSEEYAYKAYRYDFFDYLLKPLTELAVSRSVLKYIKRKPSETCETICLKSNKDYQYLNIDDILFLKADNNTTDFHMRDGSVIGAYKTLKTFEDTLPQNFLRIHKSYIINSKFISRIHYGKAVCIIKNHSFKIPFTKTFIHNIDFINASLSNKAFITLN
- a CDS encoding RteC domain-containing protein → MFNIEGKRPRRSSKSQIKYLKNHIYKLRTYLNDDLNFYHYNRRGTNTFDEHYFLRGKTDLRLYPDTFLVLELNKILIKGCIYLIYNNRNRSLK
- a CDS encoding site-specific integrase, with protein sequence MRNSVTFGIVFIPKSSKAKNGKAPLYARITLNGERIELSLQRRITLNLWDERKSRLRGSSSESIQVNGSLDRIYNKIYESFRQLQNENKLLNVSAIKERYLGADDSFKKLSELLNYHTENMKSILKYGTMKNYYTTEQYLYKFLIKQFKSEDIYLKQINYQFITDFEHFLRTYKPKRTRKAPTNNGVMKHLERLKKLINLAQKLEWVEKDPFAKFTLKFKTSERAFLNEAELKSIENQPFNKLNHQQTRDVFIFSCYTGLSWIDAKNLKPEHIVIGIDGREWIFTAREKTAKPVKIPILPKAMEIIKKYVIHAECSGCLLPVYSNQKTNEYLKEIAKSVKLKKKLTFHVARHTFATTVTLSKGIPIESVSKLLGHSKLSTTQIYARVLESKLSEDMSKLF
- a CDS encoding helix-turn-helix domain-containing protein; the protein is MTTTKPNHIGRKIARIRELRGMKQETLAEQLGISQQSVSHIEQSETLDDAKLKEVAKVLGVTKEAIEAFSEEAAINFFNNFQDSSEGTFNNHCTFNPLDKVVELYERLVQAEKDKVVYLEELLKKK
- a CDS encoding YegP family protein, which codes for MGKFEIKKDRTGEFRFNLKARNGQVILSSEGYKAKTSCENGIESVRKNSQTDRLFERKQTSSGHRFNLKSSNGQVIGTSETYTTSASMENGINSVKKNAPTATIDDQS
- a CDS encoding lipoprotein, giving the protein MKLIKKIIFILSLVALVTGCSSDDDNSSSATIRVNGQALFEDVGDFNGDIDGDFTGDGGSVTRTFQWNNALNTADYNADITAVSQGTFKMVVEDANGNSVLDRSLNGNSEPDSFSGVTSSGVSGIWSVTITLSSFNGDGSFSLSEGD
- a CDS encoding PepSY-like domain-containing protein, whose translation is MKNLTTLFFTICGLLLFSSCSSEDKNAGEENLNAIAFSADAHIRTSTLSQRILDFITINYPGLTIIEAEIEDNNNFEITLSDHTELIFDSEGNFLGEDRDDEDDFGDEDLEVSELPQNIINFINEHFPGVDIDEAERENNGHYEVELDNDMELIFDADGNFLGVAHDQNEDEDEQGETDINPNDLPQAIKDYISVNYPEDIIIEAEIEEDGSYEVTLDNGIELEFDEEGNFLSAEDGNGDDDDDDDDQDEND
- a CDS encoding autotransporter outer membrane beta-barrel domain-containing protein, translated to MKKALLVFSLFFILKIGYSQSPDYNTNEVSIGIIDLTESPKNQEVLFENSYYLKPFSNLTYKRFLNDRNAIRLTFYRPINKSYDKSGGSLINKGEYKEQVMKIGYEYVFKQKRLTPYLAIDFSYIKSKSLRETGGGIAGSFSETKRDLNGFGLSPTVGVNYNFYKNIFIGLESNLNVINLKEEKTLTQSTLLPEPNGSITKETDKSFESIYNPIVFLVKFKF